A single window of Rhizophagus irregularis chromosome 28, complete sequence DNA harbors:
- a CDS encoding Coronin-like protein crn1, translating into MGDCDGCGKIVLYVDIEGKPSFKLSEPVIVAYKDENLQAKVEKVLGHIVWLLEEAQKPGMIRKVGKNRK; encoded by the coding sequence ATGGGGGATTGTGACGGATGCGGAAAAATAGTACTTTATGTAGATATTGAGGGAAAGCCGTCGTTTAAGTTGTCAGAACCAGTGATCGTCGCATACAAAGATGAGAATTTACAGGCTAAGGTGGAAAAGGTCCTCGGACATATTGTATGGTTGCTGGAGGAGGCACAGAAGCCGGGTATGATTCGCAAAGTGGGGAAGAATcgaaagtaa
- a CDS encoding uncharacterized protein (SECRETED:cutsite_VHA-NE; SECRETED:prob_0.9917); SECRETED:SignalP(1-18), which translates to MKLLLFALFVIFIIQVHANENFKCHKRPNRKSPKSCQDLFNTDQCNKCQSLVWDHLNGSDQCGTIINFSQRMSKIVNDANLKFYDFKLLKRGLDDYCQKDFQCDHQKVEKIYGEIQNECERELSVKLDWSDNPKNFDKNSYAAYLTLIAYYGGIPEHKALCAKNDRGDYYSYEFIEKFVKWMMEKTQCDPDAKVSYDAHNVFKRNGEKIRVPGSFFCDPNWRKMAQFYADYIKEHGMKDSIGKKIWGTYHDFENLYLPACTYHKRGSGEIFKERNKLDKRVIGPILGFIATEAAAVIGGNLADEFL; encoded by the exons ATGAAACTTCTCCTCTTTgcattatttgtaatttttataattcaagTTCATgccaatgaaaattttaaatgtcaCAAACGGCCAAATCGTAAATCTCCCAAATCCTGTCAAGATCTTTTCAATACCGATCAATGTAACAAATGTCAATCATTAGTGTGGGATCATCTTAATGGTTCCGATCAATGTGGTACCATTATCAATTTTAGTCAGAGAATGTCTAAGATCGTTAATGATGCAAATTTGAagttttatgattttaaattacttaaaagaGGTTTGGACGATTATTGTCAAAAAGATTTTCAATGTGATCATcaaaaagttgaaaaaatcTATGGCGAAATTCAAAACGAATGTGAACGTGAATTATCGGTTAAATTAGATTGGAGTGATAAtcctaaaaattttgataaaaattcttaTGCCGCTTATCTTACTTTAATCGCCTATTACGGTGGAATTCCTGAACATAAAGCACTTTGCGCTAAGAATGATCGTGGTG attacTACAGTTACGAATTCATTGAAAAATTCGTTAAATGGATGATGGAGAAAACTCAATGCGATCCAGATGCCAAAGTAAGTTACGATGCCCATAACGTTTTCAAAAGAAATGGCGAAAAAATTCGTGTACCAGGTTCGTTCTTTTGCGATCCAAACTGGAGAAAGATGGCTCAATTCTACGCTGATTACATCAAAGAACATGGAATGAAGGATTCTATTGGAAAGAAAATTTGGGGAACTTATcatgattttgaaaatttatatcttcCGGCTTGTACTTATCATAAACGTGGTTCGggtgaaatatttaaagaaagaaataaattagataaGCGTGTAATTGGTCCTATCTTGGGCTTTATAGCTACAGAAGCTGCTGCTGTAATTGGTGGAAATCTTGCAGATgagtttctttaa
- a CDS encoding uncharacterized protein (SECRETED:cutsite_AYA-QD; SECRETED:prob_0.6858); SECRETED:SignalP(1-19), which translates to MKTFSSFIFLNALILFAYAQDQTLPATTCEQSFALQGTTCTPCQQAIFKNGGSDDASSFINKKPPSNKCLFTSIFTYHLLESSSATPATPSTPGTPGTPKIDSAIVKDALDKTCADTANNACSESDAKNAYTEIDKACDAELNQYLSSEGTPGTGKGPAPTSANMVGPKAESLMLSFYLAIPIRDISCLKVNGEYCSVKEFEQAKQAQSQSPNTNPFANLQCDECSKQSYGNIKGYLSSHPPDTPNLQKIVGDTQQSLQAFENQCPNIASSAKSDGQKLANQFYNYFGIILISLVGFIYTTVM; encoded by the exons ATGAAAACTTTTAgttctttcatatttttaaacgCATTAATCCTTTTCGCTTACGCTCAGGATCAAACACTTCCAGCAACTACTTGTGAACAAAGTTTCGCTTTACAAGGCACGACATGTACACCATGTCAACaagcaatttttaaaaatggtgGAAGTGATGATGCATCATCCTTCATAAACAAAAAGCCACCTTCTAACAAATGTTTGTTTACTAGTATTTTTACATATCATTTACTTGAAAGTAGTTCTGCTACTCCCGCTACTCCTAGTACCCCTGGTACTCCTGGTACTCCTAAAATAGACTCAGCAATTGTAAAAGATGCTTTAGATAAAACTTGCGCTGATACTGCAAATAATGCATGTAGTGAATCGGATGCTAAAAATGCTTATACTGAGATTGATAAAGCTTGTGATGCAGAATTGAATCAATATCTTTCTTCTGAAGGAACTCCTGGAACTGGCAAGGGACCCGCTCCTACTAGTGCTAATATGGTCGGACCTAAAGCTGAATCACTTAtgctttctttttatttggcTATTCCTATAAGAGACATTTCGTGTTTGAAAGTAAATGGCG aatattgtTCTGTTAAAGAGTTTGAACAAGCAAAACAAGCTCAATCTCAGTCTCCAAATACGAATCCTTTTGCTAATTTACAATGTgatgaatgttcaaaacaatCTTATGGTAATATCAAAGGCTATCTATCATCTCATCCTCCTGATACTCCTAATTTACAAAAGATTGTTGGTGATACACAACAATCATTACAAGCATTTGAAAATCAATGTCCTAATATTGCCAGTAGCGCTAAATCTGATGGTCAAAAACTTgctaatcaattttataattattttggaattattttaattagtcTTGTAGGATTTATTTATACAACagttatgtaa